TTGATCCTCTTTGCAACATTAATGATTTCCCTTAACCTCGGAACACCAAGTGTAACGTTCTTAGCACTAACACCAGCATAGTGGAAGGTGTTGAGAGTCATCTGAGTAGCAGGCTCACCAATTGATTGCGCTGCTACACAACCAATCATTTCCCCAGAGGCTACAAGTGACTGCAGGAACCTTGATTCTATTTCTCCCACTAGCCACTCAAATGCCTCACGAGAGAGCCTATGTTCTTCCAAGACACGTTTACTAGCAAAAGTGCTGCGGAGCAAAATATTGAACAAGAGGGTAGCATTCTTCTGAGCTTCTTGACTCAAGGGATCTTCACCTGGAACAACCTTAAGTCTCTCTTGTAGCTTATCAATAGCTTCCACGACTTCCATTGGATGCATATCAGAAGGCCTTCGGAAGTCAACCTTGAACATCTTCTGAGCATTCCAGATAAGCCTCCTTAGATTAACAGGTAGTGGAAGAGAACTGTCACCAGTAGTGGCTATCTCAGTTGCAAGTTGAAGTCTATCATTTTCAAGCTTTTGAACTTCAGCCTCAAACACATTGCGAAACTCTCTGATGGTTTTCAAGTCTTCTATAGGCTCTTCTAGCATGTAAGTGGGCCTCCAGTTTTCATCATCAAACTCATACTTAAAGGCCCTATCAAAGTCTGACTTCTTCATTTTCAGTGAATCCAACTTCTGTGTTTCTATCCAAACTGCATCCATACCATCTTCGCCATAAAGAAATTGTATAACATCTCCCAAAGAGTTCCTAACTGTCCCATCATACTTAACCATGATGTCCTCCATAGCCTTCACAAGCCGTCTCTGGATGTACCCAGTTTCAGAAGTCTTCACTGCAGTATCAATAAGACCTTCTCGACCTCCCATGGCATGGAAAAAGAACTCCTGAGGGGTAAGTCCACGGAGATATGAGTTCTCCACAAAGCCACGACTTTCAGGCCCATAATCATCTTTTGTAAAGTGGGGCAGTGTCCGATCTATAAACCCATATGGAATTCTCTTCCCCTCAACATTCTGCTGTCCCACACAAGCAGTCATCTGAGATATATTGATAAAACTTCCTTTGGAGCCTGCTGTGACCATTGCTTTTAGATTATTGCTCTCGGATAAACTTCTTTGTGCACTGTTTCCAGCATCATCTCGAGCTTTATTCAGTGCCTAAAATCATCAACAACATAAGAttcaaacaaagaaattaactgacATAGCAAAATGACAGCCAATATAATGGAATTACCTGATTCACTCTATTTTCAAAGGTATCCATCATTGTCCGACCAGGTTCAGGGTCCAGATTTTTTTCTTGAGCCTTCCTAATGAGTTGCTTCACTTCCTCCTTAGCCTTTGATATAGTCTGGTTAATAACCTCCATAGTCGAAGCATCAGCAATTGTATCACCAATTCCCATGCTAAACGCATTCTGCAAAAGCCAGTAGTTTACAAGCCACTGAGTATGGCCAAGAAATTTACGAGCTGCATCAGGGCCAACCTCTTCCCTGTATTCGAGCAGAGAGTCAGTTGCAGgggaaaaacaaaaaggaaagcAATTGAATATGACAGTCTCCCCAGAGCCAAAcaaaattttcataaatataGTTGGAACATTTCATTTTCACCCCTCTTTACAAAAAAGTTGAAAAGGTGCTTATTGATTGTTGTTAAGGTGAATGGGACACATGatataccacagctagtaaTTTCAAAAGGCAATATCTGTATCATTAGTGTATGCTGGAGCTGCATACCAGATGACGTGAATTAGACTTCCAGTAGATGTACCAAGTGTCTTTTTGCAAAGAGTTCCAGTAAGTAATTCTCCCTTCTCAATTCTGACCAAGGTATCCCCAGGGGTTATGGATCCCCGTTCACTATCATTGTGCCAGCTTGAAACTCTtgttaaatttatttgtttagGAATGATGAGATTGAAAACTTGTTTCCCAGTCCACAATGGCTCTGGCTTCAATATTGTAGGAGTCGGAACTTTCCCATCAAAATCTTCCCACCACATCAAAATGTTCATAAAAACATCCTGTAAAATAAAATCATGTGTCAGACTTCTGAGTTCTGAATAACTTGTACAACAACCACAATACTAAAGTCAATTGCAGCTAAAGAGAAATTCAATGAACATTACCTTTGTGATGAAGGTATCTCTCTTTGTGATTTTTCTGCATCCTAAAAGTGTATCTTGCACAATTCCCATTACAGGCCTGTTTGATTGAGGTGACACAATGCATTTAGGCACCATCATAAGCTCCAACACCTCTGCTCTTGTTTCAAATGACTGAGGAACATGCATATTCATTTCATCCCCATCAAAATCAGCATTATAAGGGGAAGTTACAGACAGATTAAGCCGGAACGTAGAATAAGGCATGATTTTGATTCTATGCCCCATGATAGACATTTTATGAAGACTAGGCTGACGATTGAAGAGAACAAAGTCTCCGTCATTCAAATGACGCTCGACCTGAGACCACAACATCATTATGACTATTAGAACACACATCAAATATTAACCAAAAAAAGCCtagcatataaaatattatgtaGTCTATAAACAATACCTTGTACCCAAGCTCCAAATGATGATCACTACTTTTCTTCAAATATCTGAGATCAAGTCTTTGCCCATCATCACGAATGATGTACTTAGCACCAGTTTTTCCAGGTGGAGGATGGGGTCCATACTCAACAAGTTCCTTCAACCTGATTTTCAAGTTTCAAATAGGTTCCCTTTTAAAATCCCCAAAatgcttgaaacacaagaaAATGGAAAAATATATCCAGATGACAACCTTTCAATGTTATATGGAGTCACAGTCTCAGGATAAGTAAGGTTCAGAGCGATACTCCATGGTACCCCCAATTGATCGATGTTAATGGTTGGATCTGGTGTAATCACTGTTCGGGCAGAAAAATCAACTCTTTTTCCCATCAAGTTTCCTCTAATACGACCTTCCTTTGCCTTGAGCCTGCTACATATTGATTTGATAGGCCTTCCGGATCTCTGGGTAGCCTGCAAAGTAAAGGAAATCAACATATATGTAACTTCAAGCATTATCAGAAGTTTGAAATCAACTGAGATTAAAGGATGCATATCATGTCACTATTGAAAGGTAATCATACTCTTGGCAACCCAGGCAACTCATTGTCAAAATATGTGGCTATGTGGAACTGCAACAACTGAGCAAACTCAAGTATAATATGGGCAGGTGATCCATTCCTCTCTTGTCTCTTCAAATTCTCATTGTGCCTGATGATCATGGCCAACTGATGGGTCAAATCATCCTGTGGATATCAGAAACAAAAATGTCAGCATTAGAAACACAAGGATAATTGCAGCATAAGATTACAGTTTTCGAAACAAACATTATTGGTCGTACAATCAGTGGCAAGAGATAATTAGATAAAAAGGAGGAATTTGCGAAGGCCACATAAAAAGTTGTTTGAAAACACTTGCCTCACTCCTTGAGGATGTGTCCATCATAACAGAAGGTCTCACAGGTGGAGGTGGAATTGGGAGAACTTGTAAAATCATCCAGTCTGGGCGGGCATAATTGGGATCCAAGCCCAATAATTTGCAGTCCTCATCACTTATTCTTTTTAGAACACCAAGAACCTTCAACAATATAACAGTCACCAACTACATAAGTCTCGGGCACCAACAGACACATCATATATTCACAATTTGAATAAATTACCCTTTCTGCAGTAAGATGCTGCTTCCTTTCCCCAGGTTCAGGAAGCTGCTCCTGATCATCACTCTTCTTCCTTTGAGATTTGTACTCTGCAGTCATCTTCATACCATCGATGGTGATCTTAGGCTGCTGAGCACCACAGCCGCCACGGCTCTTTTTAACCGGCTCGTCTGTGTCGTGACCACCAGCAAGGTCAATCTCGTCACCACCTTCACACTTGCTTTTGTTCTTACAAGCATCCAAAATCTTCTTCAGCTTATTTTTCGGATTCCTAATCTTCGTCGCCTGTTTAAACTTATGGTCATTCTGCACCAAACAAAATATAAGCATCAAACATCATCTTCCCGTACACTCACAATAAAGATAACATTAAACAAACTTTCATATAAACATTCATATCTAATTCCAGCTATTAAACGTCAGCAACAGTTCACAATCGAATTGGAACACAGCTTCAGTTAATAAAAGACCTCATCGGCTAAAATCTTGGAGCAGTTGAAGCAAACACAACGCATTATGGAGAGAACCGTCTTCATAAATCCAATGTGAAACATTGGCTTAGCCAGCTCCAAGTGACCGAAATGCCCCGGGCACTCGGCCATACCAGCCGTGCAAGTCTCACACTTCAACTTCTTATCAATGGTTCCAAGGCGAGGGTCGCTCAACCCTCCAACTTTGGGTTTCCCCCTCTCCGTAGTCTCGCCGTGCTCAATTTGCACCACAGACATTTGTCTCTGCAAAAAACAAACCAAGAAAACTTTTAAGAAACATATAATTATAGTAACAGCAATATAGCTCAAACTAAACGCTTTTTTCGATTTCTGAAATTCGCAGAGGAGAAATCAGAGTCAAAGGAAAACAAATTTACAATCTCGTCGGGGCTGATAATTCCGAATTGAACCCTTCGGACTTTGGCGACCTCCGCCGGAGAATAAGGGAACCGAATATCCATGGCGGTGGTGGGGAATGTGGAATTTGTTGCTTCTAGGGTTTCAGAGGAATTGTTTGCTGATTAAACTTCGAATAGCGATGGTAATGATAATGGTGCAATAGAGCTCAGTCTTTTTCAGTTACTGGGTGTTCAAGGCGCGAATCAGATTTAGAGATCGCTGCGAaaaccctctctctctctatcgcAGATCAGAGGATTTCTCCTTGCATGGTAGAGAATGAAATTGGGAGCCCTAACCCTATATTTATAGACGGAGGGTCACGGTATCCTACGCGTATTTTCTATCGTGCGCTGCATTGCGCAGTTGACCGACTTTCATGTATCCCTTGTGGGCTACTGGGCTTGTAAGTGTTACTGGGCTTGTGCAAATGGCTgtgtataaaataattaaaaatttgcaACTAAAACTTTAGTTGAGTGGCTATAATGCTATATGCTTTGTTTTTTAATACGTTGTAGTTGAGTTTAAATCTTAATAATAGTCAAGcagtaaataaaatttttgtgataaaattgtgaaagaataagaaaagcaaagaaaaagaatttttattgattattgattgattgaattgtACTGAAGTGTGTTGTAAATTATGAAggtaaaattaaatatatatagagtattgtgctatgaaagataaaagcaaataaagataaaataagaataattaaagataagataaagataagataataaagattaaaattttagttgaaTTTATGTATTCTGTTGGATTGAATTTGTGGGTCACGAAacttctttattgttgtcattGACTAAAGTAAAAGAGTAATTTAATATACTTTGTATCCCgtttcaataataaaaaaataaaaaaataaaatctctgTGCGTGTAGTATGTATAAATGTGACCTAGAATTAGAGATTGTCCAACtcatttaacaaaaaaaaattaaacaaaattatttgaaaatgtTTGGACTTGTATTATTGATTTTCGCAAATATCAAAAGTCAAAACCAAACTTTACCGTATCTTATATTAAACTTCAACATCAAAATAACAATTACATTCTGATACActctcaaataatttaattgaaaCAAACTTTGAACtcttttaaaataagatatGTAAGATACTGATATAGGGCTATGACATATTTTAAATGTATGTTTAGACTAGTGATTATACACCAAACATATAAttatattctaaatttttaggAATGATTATGGATTTTTAAAGGATGGCTAAATAagataataatatcttttatatGTGTGTTGAGTCAAAAAGATAAAGTTTGAAAGAATATTTTAATGAGttgattttatctttttaaattaaattgagaTAAATTGGCTAAATTTAaagttaaataaattaaattagatatataTTCACTAATCTCATGTGtaatgagttttttttttctttacatcttttAAAAAGAATGCTCGAAATATTATTACTTTAACTTATGTGATTCAACtgtatttcttttattattttagctaAAAAACCTTTCAAtaagaaaaatacctaaaattattTCCAGAAAACCGCCCTCAAATTTACTAGTTTGggttcaaaaaaataattttagtagTAAACTCTcaccttttttttttagctCTTACGAAAATGATTGATAATGATGCCAAATTGTATTTGTTTTTACTTGTATGTAAACCATTAATTGTATGGTTTTGATAACCAAATCGAATTATCTGATCCAATTGAGAGTTATTTGATTAATACGTTTCAAAGTAAAATATTAGTTCAAGTTATAGTCACTTGATCAATTTGTTTAAGACTACAAATTGGTCAAAAATTGATGAAATGAAtacccaatttttttttttttttgttcagtaaactgttaatttaaaaaatatttttaggaatatgttataaaaaaatatattatgttattataattaattttagttaaattttggaACAAAcgaacttttaattttatattttcattgaTGGATTTGATTTTCAATAGTATTCTAAAAATTAGTTCAATAAAAAAACCGGCGAAAAATGTGATTCGAACTACATTAGAACCTAATAATCTTTAAAATCGGTGTTAAACTGAAAAACCGATCGAAAATTAGTTAGTAAAACAAAATCGGCAATATgccaatttaaaaaaaaactcaaagaaataaagttagaaaaataaagaaggaaATAATGCTTGAAATTTCTAGTCCTCAGTTTCTTGTCTCCCATTCCAAGCCACCATTCGCCATTGTTCGTGACTATTCCCTTTGTTCTAGCGGTTCTCACCTCAATTTTCATCATTCCTCTATATTTCGCTACTCATCCTCCAATCTTATGTTCTACATATGTTCACCGTTAGTTCTACCCTCCTCCTATGCTCCGATGCCAATCCTCTTCTGTTCCAGTATGCTCAGCGAcgtctttttcttccttttcttgcttttcttttttttttttttctgctctccctctttgtttttttttatttctttttgttttcttttttttcgtttttactCCCTTGGCTGCTCTGTGTATAGGGGTAAGAAGTACTAGGAGTAGGGGGTTGCATTTGAAAGAGAGAGTGAGACTAAATTAAAGGGTTAAGTACAAAAATCGTCCTTAAATTTTGGGGCGAAAATCAAATTTGTCCCCAATCTTTTGttgttattaaaattatccTGAACGTTCAGAAACACTTTAAAATCATCCTCCCCTccttaaaacaaaatttttagaCAATTTTACCCTTTTAGTCGTTACTAACTGTTGGAGattttaatgaataaagttaatttatttgtttatttatttatttttataaattattggtTTGGGGAGGGTTGGGATTAAATCAAAGCAGTCATCCCTAACCAACGAAGCAGAGAAGGAGCTAGGGCTTGCGAAGGTGAGTGGAGCCATGACTGCCGAGAGCTCATGGTTGTGTCGGAGTCGGTCGTCTGCGCAGAAGAGGGAGCTTGTGTGTGGACATGAGGAGAGACCGGTGCTTAGAATTTTGGGAACGAAGAAGAACCCTGAACGACATTTTGGGGGGTGTGTCTACTATGAGGTTAGGGTTTTAAGTTTCTGTAGGTGGGTGATGGCAATGTATTGTTTGTTCTGGGTACTAACTCTGGTGGGTTGCTGCAGATCCAAGAGTAGTGTAATTTCTTCCGATGGGCAGACCCAGAAGCAGAGAGTGAGTATCTTCATGTTGCAAGGATGAAGAAGAAAGTTGCGGCCCTGAAAGCAAAAGTGAGGGACATTGAGTGGAAGTTCAAGGTTGCTGCAGTGTTAGGAATTTTTGGAAGGGTTGTTTTATTTTGCTTCTGGTCGCAGATTTAGTTCAATCAGAGACAGGGGGTAGCATGTGTGATGCCGTTGAAGTATGGTTGATGAAATTATGGGAGAATTTAGGGTTCAGTTTGGATTTCTTTGATTGGTCTGAGTTATGTAAATTGAgttgtattgaattttgaatgaacATGTGGGTTTGGTTTAAGGTTTTGGTGATTAATTATGTGAGTGAAATGATGTCCTTGTAATTtgacaattaattaaaaaggaaaattcATCTGTTAGCCTGAAAATTGTGACTGAATAGTTGTGTTAATTCACTTTACAACATATGAACTAAAAGGTAGAAATTCATTAAACATAACCATAATAATATTAGGCAGAACACAACTATGTGTAATTCATTAATAAGCATAGGAAAATAACACCAAAAGGTTAAAACTTCAGTCACCATCACTTTCATTACATGGACACAGAACAAAATATAGTCTTTAGCCTTAAggaaacaacaacaaaagcTAGATTCCTAGGACATCTAGAAACCTAGAGCAACTTTGTTGCTCACTAAGAAAGATGAATCATAAACCATGTTATGTAAATTTCATTAGGAACCAAAAAAAGTGTCACAAACATTGTGTCTACTCAATCAATAATACATTAATAACAGCACAAAACTCAAATTTTCACAATAATCTAAAGTTTTTCCCAAAGACTTGGTGGAAGTTTTGCCATGAGCCTCAACTTTCTTGGAGATACATGAGGTGAAATTCTATGACTGAAGGAGATAGTTGTAAGAACTGCAACTAATCAACTGGTTAATTAAGTGATTAATTGCCCAAATTTGATTCCGAAAAGTTAGAGTGAGAATTTGAGTTTTTAAATACaatttttggactcagtaggtctttctgagtcagaaaatgtaCTTTTTGCGAAAACCGTAAAAAACTGCGAACCGGCagttgaaccggttgaaccggttcaagtTTGTCTGGTACTGCACGAGAAAAGTGAAAACCGTCAAAAtccttagaaaaatattagaagttaaaaatcgggcgttaattttaaagatttggcCCGAAGTTGGGCCTAACGGATTGGACCGGACTCAaattgggcccaagcccaacatataaaagGTTCATTAGTGAAACCATTTCAGCACTAACACACAAACAAACACACTCACACATGatgaaaagagaagaagggaGAAACCCCATGGTTACTATTCATCTCAATCTTCCAAAGCTCATATTTTGAGCTAgagagctccgatcgccgcaccgtttgtgACTACGCGTTCCTTGTGAAGAGTTCTACAAAACCCATCTAAGAAACCCTCAAGGTAATCACAAAATCTTCCCTGTTTCTCTCTTGAAAATTTCGGGTATAAAGGATTTTTGGTTAAAtgagtttttgtgattttggatgtttaggttCACTTTAATCCTTGCTTAGCATTGGGTTTTGACATCCAAATCTGTGGGAGAAGGTAAGAGCCACTAAACCCTTGTGAATTTGTATTTAATTGgaaccctaggttgatttgAGGTGATTTGTATGTATATAGTTTGATGTTTGTGGCTTTGGGAGCTATTGGAACTTATTTGTTCTTATCGGAGTGGATTTGAAAGCTTGGATTGTGATTGGAAGCTTGTTTGTGCTAAGTTGGAATTTGGGTGCATAAAGAGAATcgaccaaggtatggtttcggtttcctctatgtagtatataatattcatggacacttagaCTAGTGACCTATAGGATAGGTTTGGAAATTTtgtgttgttgattgttgtttgtGTTGATGAGATATAATGTATTAATGTGTTGTTGTGATTAAATGATGAAGATGAAATACAATGGATTAGATGCATGAGTATTGTTGACTATAAATATGAATAATGGTTGAATTGATGATGAGAATTGGTAGTGAGATGATGATGATTGGTGGATATGTTATATACGTGATATTTGAAGTTGGGAATAATGAAAGGTGAAAGAAATTATGGTATGATTAGTGTGATATGATACAAAAGGTAAATTCTGATGAGAGAAGGGGGTTTGGAATGGTATGGTATGGTTTGGAATGTGTATGGTAAGAAATTGTGTAAATTGTGAACTTTGGTAAAATTGAGTTTTTGGTAAACTTTACTCAATCATAACTTTTACTCCGGTTTTCAAAATTGCTTGAAACTTGTttagaattaaagatctttgaaaactCTTTAAATCGGTATAAAGTAtgtgaaaattgaaattttgtagaggaagttatgatccggcaaagttggtgttaaaaatctgaaaatctgcaaagttgcagaatttcatGATTTCTGATATGTGCGGATGCACAAACTTGTGTGGGCGCACACCCTGCAGAAATTTTGATCTGTGCGAACACACACACTTGTGCGCACGCATAGGCAGGGAAGTGCGTTCTGTTTGCAGCgctagcacagcttgtgcgcACGCATATCTAAGAAAAAAATTCAACCTGTGAGGACGCACACGTTGGGAAGACTTGTCTGTTGGGGACACTGGCACAGGTTGTGCGAGTGAACagatttttgtaaaaatttacacttgtgcgtacgcacgcattTTAAAACTATTAGGAGTGTGCACATGCACAGACCCTTGTGCGGCCGCACACGTCCtatttctcaaaatttttattattttcaactATTATACCTTCCCAACATGGTTGTAAGCTTCTTTAACATCATTTTAAGACTTATGAGCCTAGTTTTGAGTATTAGAACATGGGGTATAACTTAAGGGTTCAAGTACTTGATTTTACGATAAAATAGAAAACAGAGGCCTAGGTTTTTGGTGTGCTGAGAAGGGTTTGACGTTAGGTGAAGGATGATTGATATATGAGATGAGAAAATGATGAACTGTTGATATTTGAATACTGAGTTATGAATGGacagtggttgagatgagtcgGGGACTCGGAttgagataatgaatctctgtatactgaaaatattttgaaaaccaCTGAAATAATGTTTTTACTGAGATtatgagacgctatgcgcctggcaaggacggtggttaattCCACCTGTTGAGGTAGTAGCGGCGGCGTAAGGaaggtggttaatcccgcttacgttgagatgtgaggtctgaggcaagagtatcccgctcgcatcccttcgaATCTATAGGGTGAGCAGGCGCCGGTACCTGGACAGTGATCCAGGCACTATATCTTGGGGGTTCCCATATGAGAAATCCGAAGGGCAacgtctccatggagatgtgtcaggttggcagttgaaccgacaatgtgatattaCAGCCAGTAGGGCAAgaattcatcatatgcattttctatctgtttgtatGCTTTGTTTACTTGTAAAGGCTTGCCTAATTGATAACATGCTTACTTGCTATTTGAATTATTTGCCTTATATGCttctacttgtgttttacttgcattgtatattatctgtgttttctgctgggattgaggaggttcggaaggcggtgacgatgggatcgcatggaggatcggttggtgaaggctgtgggacagcggtgtttGGTTAGAGTAGAAATCCCCTAAGATAGATGACCTGGTTTATTTAAGTCAACATTGGTATATTTATGCTTATCTGTTTTAGAATGCTTTAAGcttgaatcttgtgatggatatgttgcttaggattgcctttggcatctcggggtcttatatcctacatcactgggtactgttaccatactgagaacctccggttctcataccatattattggtgtatttttcagatgcaggtcacaacccacctcggtgagttgctttGGATGGTGACGGATAGTGGAGGATCTTGGATTCTTTTGGAGTcttttggtttattttgtttatacatctctccttttgtattttgttttgccTAGAGGCATGTATTTGAGAGAACAAAATTTGTATAAGCTTATTTTTGTTACTGTCTAGTTTCTTTAGAGTCTGTATATgtctagccggcttaaactccgcgagtCCTGGTTAGTTCCTTATGATATTACACTATGATACTATTATCTTGTTTATATTACATCTGTTTCTTGTACCTTAAGATATTAGCTTCGTTAGCACGTTTTGCGCTTTTGAAATTCTATCTTTGAGCTATATCCTTCATCAGGCTTTTGAAATTCTATCTTTCGAGTAGagttttcctttctttttcttatcacaATCAACAATCATAAGTATTTGTTTGGAATATGTATTAGAATACATTGGAATCTATTTGGACTATGGAATAAgaataatatatattctaatattttttctatttactTTTTCGATATTTTTATCTATCTATCCGAGTAACTAAtattaattgaattaaaatattttaattaatattaaataaaggatatatatataatatatatatatatatatatatatataaggtaAGGACCAAGATTGTATGGAGGGAACCGGTTTGGTAAATTGCGTCTTCGAGTGACTACACGTACCACTAAAAAGCAAGAACTTTTAACCGTTTGTATCCCCTACCTATGGGCTACTCACTTATACTATTGCTGCTTAagagaatatatatatagagtttAGATCTGTCGTAATCTTTGATTAACATTTGTTTTATGACGCGAGGTAAGGtttaggctaattagggtgttataACAGTTCTGGCTGGTTGGCTGGAGTTGGCTGCACCCATCTCCTTTGGTGCTGGTGGTTGCTGTGTGTTGTTTTTGGTGGGCTTTCTCTTGGGTCTTCGGTGGAAAGCAGGGGTGGAGCTAGATGAAATATTAGAGGggacaaaaaatattta
The genomic region above belongs to Arachis stenosperma cultivar V10309 chromosome 5, arast.V10309.gnm1.PFL2, whole genome shotgun sequence and contains:
- the LOC130981836 gene encoding DNA-directed RNA polymerase II subunit RPB1 — translated: MDIRFPYSPAEVAKVRRVQFGIISPDEIRQMSVVQIEHGETTERGKPKVGGLSDPRLGTIDKKLKCETCTAGMAECPGHFGHLELAKPMFHIGFMKTVLSIMRCVCFNCSKILADENDHKFKQATKIRNPKNKLKKILDACKNKSKCEGGDEIDLAGGHDTDEPVKKSRGGCGAQQPKITIDGMKMTAEYKSQRKKSDDQEQLPEPGERKQHLTAERVLGVLKRISDEDCKLLGLDPNYARPDWMILQVLPIPPPPVRPSVMMDTSSRSEDDLTHQLAMIIRHNENLKRQERNGSPAHIILEFAQLLQFHIATYFDNELPGLPRATQRSGRPIKSICSRLKAKEGRIRGNLMGKRVDFSARTVITPDPTINIDQLGVPWSIALNLTYPETVTPYNIERLKELVEYGPHPPPGKTGAKYIIRDDGQRLDLRYLKKSSDHHLELGYKVERHLNDGDFVLFNRQPSLHKMSIMGHRIKIMPYSTFRLNLSVTSPYNADFDGDEMNMHVPQSFETRAEVLELMMVPKCIVSPQSNRPVMGIVQDTLLGCRKITKRDTFITKDVFMNILMWWEDFDGKVPTPTILKPEPLWTGKQVFNLIIPKQINLTRVSSWHNDSERGSITPGDTLVRIEKGELLTGTLCKKTLGTSTGSLIHVIWEEVGPDAARKFLGHTQWLVNYWLLQNAFSMGIGDTIADASTMEVINQTISKAKEEVKQLIRKAQEKNLDPEPGRTMMDTFENRVNQALNKARDDAGNSAQRSLSESNNLKAMVTAGSKGSFINISQMTACVGQQNVEGKRIPYGFIDRTLPHFTKDDYGPESRGFVENSYLRGLTPQEFFFHAMGGREGLIDTAVKTSETGYIQRRLVKAMEDIMVKYDGTVRNSLGDVIQFLYGEDGMDAVWIETQKLDSLKMKKSDFDRAFKYEFDDENWRPTYMLEEPIEDLKTIREFRNVFEAEVQKLENDRLQLATEIATTGDSSLPLPVNLRRLIWNAQKMFKVDFRRPSDMHPMEVVEAIDKLQERLKVVPGEDPLSQEAQKNATLLFNILLRSTFASKRVLEEHRLSREAFEWLVGEIESRFLQSLVASGEMIGCVAAQSIGEPATQMTLNTFHYAGVSAKNVTLGVPRLREIINVAKRIKTPSLSVFLNPETGKTKERAKGVQCALEYTTLRSVTQATEVWYDPDPQSTIIEEDVDFVKSYFEMPDEEVPLDKMSPWLLRIELNREMMVDKKLSMADIAEKINLEFDSDLQCIFNDDNAEKLILRIRIMNDEAPKGEIQDESAEDDVFLKKIESNMLTEMTLRGIPDINKVFIKPTKVQKFDEIEGFKTHEEWALDTEGVNLLAVMCHEHVDAKRTTSNHLIEVIEVLGIEAVRKALLDELRVVISFDGSYVNYRHLAILCDTMTYRGHLMAITRHGINRNDTGPMMRCSFEETVDILLDAAVYAETDYLRGVTENIMLGQLAPIGTGECALYLNDEMLKNAIELQLPSYMDGLDFGMTPARSPISGTPYHEGLMSPSYLLSPNLRLSPTSDAQFSPYVGGMAFSPTSSPGYSPSSPGYSPSSPGYSPTSPGYSPTSPGYSPTSPGYSPTSPTYSPSSPGYSPTSPAYSPTSPSYSPTSPSYSPTSPSYSPTSPSYSPTSPSYSPTSPAYSPTSPAYSPTSPAYSPTSPSYSPTSPSYSPTSPSYSPTSPSYSPTSPSYSPTSPAYSPTSPGYSPTSPSYSPTSPSYSPTSPSYNPQSAKYSPSLAYSPSSPRLSPSSPYSPTSPNYSPTSPSYSPTSPSYSPSSPTYSPSSPYNNSGASPDYSPSSPQYSPSTGYSPSQPGYSPSSTSQYTPQTSDKDDRSTR